The Stenotrophomonas maltophilia genome segment CCTGTTCCTCACCCCGGTGTTCTACGTGGCCCTGCGCAAGTTCGTCACCCGCAACGGTGGTGGCCAGCTGGTGCAGCACGGCGAGCCGACCATCCACCACTGACATGGAACCCCGTCGTCGCCGGTCAATGCCCGGCGGCGGCTTCCCCCTCACAAGGCATGCATCCATGAATACCCATCAGAACAAGATCGCGCTGGTCACCGGCGCCACCCGTGGCATCGGCCTGGAAACCGTGCGCCAGCTGGCCCAGGCGGGCGTGCACACGCTGCTGGCCGGTCGCAAGCGTGAGACCGCCGTTGAGCTGGCGCTGAAGCTGCAGGCTGAAGGCCTGCCGGTCGAAGCCCTGCAACTGGACGTGACCGACGCGGCCAGCATCGCCGAAGCAGTCGAGCAGGTACGCCAGCGCCATGGCCGCCTCGACATCCTGGTCAACAATGCCGGCATCATGATCGAGAATCCCGCGCAGGCGCCGTCGGAGCAATCGCTCGAGACCTGGAAGCGCACCTTCGACACCAACGTGTATGCGCTGGTGGCGGTGACCCAGGCATTCCTGCCGCTGGTCAAGCAGGCCAAGT includes the following:
- a CDS encoding SDR family oxidoreductase produces the protein MNTHQNKIALVTGATRGIGLETVRQLAQAGVHTLLAGRKRETAVELALKLQAEGLPVEALQLDVTDAASIAEAVEQVRQRHGRLDILVNNAGIMIENPAQAPSEQSLETWKRTFDTNVYALVAVTQAFLPLVKQAKSGRIVNVSSMLGSQTLHADPSSGIYDFKIPAYNASKAAVNSWTLSLAYELRNTPIKVNTVHPGYVKTDMNGGNGEIEISEGARSSVEMALIGESGASGSFTYLGEVLPW